From a region of the Streptomyces venezuelae genome:
- a CDS encoding metallophosphoesterase translates to MSDVHGNTEALARAGDGADALICLGDLVLFLDYADHSRGIFPDLFGVENADRIVELRTARRFEEAHAFGRQLWAGLDRDTLIEGAVRRQYAQMFAAFPTPTYATYGNVDVPGLWPEYAERHGLTVLDGQRVEIGGRVFGFVGGGLPSPMRTPYEVDPEEYAAKVEALGEVDVLCSHIPPEVPELCYDTVARRFERGSEALLAAIRRTRPRYALFGHVHQPLARRMRIGNTECVNVGHFAATGRPWVLEW, encoded by the coding sequence GTGAGCGACGTGCACGGCAACACCGAAGCCCTCGCCCGGGCGGGCGACGGCGCCGACGCCCTCATCTGCCTCGGCGACCTGGTCCTCTTCCTCGACTACGCCGACCACTCGCGCGGGATCTTCCCCGACCTGTTCGGCGTCGAGAACGCCGACCGGATCGTCGAGCTGCGCACCGCGCGCCGCTTCGAGGAGGCCCATGCCTTCGGCCGGCAGCTCTGGGCCGGCCTGGACCGGGACACCCTCATCGAGGGCGCCGTGCGACGCCAGTACGCCCAGATGTTCGCCGCCTTCCCCACCCCCACGTACGCCACCTACGGCAACGTCGACGTCCCGGGCCTGTGGCCCGAGTACGCCGAGCGCCACGGCCTCACCGTGCTCGACGGCCAGCGGGTGGAGATCGGCGGCCGCGTCTTCGGCTTCGTCGGCGGCGGACTGCCCTCCCCGATGCGCACCCCCTACGAGGTGGACCCGGAGGAGTACGCGGCCAAGGTCGAGGCGCTCGGCGAGGTGGACGTGCTCTGCTCGCACATCCCGCCGGAAGTCCCCGAGCTCTGCTACGACACGGTCGCCCGCCGCTTCGAACGCGGCAGCGAGGCCCTGCTCGCCGCGATCCGCCGCACCCGCCCCCGCTACGCCCTCTTCGGACACGTCCACCAGCCGCTCGCCCGGCGGATGCGCATCGGGAACACCGAGTGCGTGAACGTGGGCCACTTCGCGGCCACCGGCCGGCCCTGGGTCCTGGAATGGTGA